From one Macaca nemestrina isolate mMacNem1 chromosome 3, mMacNem.hap1, whole genome shotgun sequence genomic stretch:
- the LOC105463303 gene encoding glycerol kinase 2 — MADPKTAAVGPLVGAVVQGTNSTRFLVFSSKTAELLSHHKVELTQEFPKEGWVEQDPKEILQSVYECIARTCEKLDEMNIDISNIKAVGISNQRETTVIWDKLTGEPLYNAVVWLDLRTQTTVEDLSKKIPGNSNFVKSKTGLPLSTYFSAVKLRWMLDNVRHVQKAVEEGRALFGTIDSWLIWSLTGGVNGGVHCTDVTNASRTMLFNIHSLEWDKELCDFFEIPMDLLPNVFSSSEIYGLIKTGALEGVPISGCLGDQCAALVGQMCFQEGQAKNTYGTGCFLLCNTGRKCVFSEHGLLTTIAYKLGKEKPAYYALEGSVAIAGAVIRWLRDNLGIIETSGDIEKLAKEVGTSYGCYFVPAFSGLYAPYWEPSARGILCGLTQFTNKCHIAFAALEAVCFQTREILEAMNRDCGIPLRHLQVDGGMTDNKVLMQLQADILHIPVIKPFMPETTALGAAMAAGAAEGVSVWSLEPQALSVLRMERFEPQIQATESEIRYATWKKAVMKSMGWVTSQSPESGDPSIFSSMPLGFFIVSSMVMLIGARYISGMP; from the coding sequence ATGGCAGACCCGAAGACAGCAGCTGTGGGGCCGTTGGTGGGAGCGGTGGTCCAGGGCACCAACTCCACTCGCTTTCTGGTTTTCAGTTCAAAAACAGCGGAACTACTTAGTCATCATAAAGTGGAATTAACACAAGAGTTCCCAAAAGAAGGATGGGTGGAACAAGACCCTAAGGAAATTCTTCAGTCTGTCTATGAGTGTATAGCGAGAACGTGTGAGAAACTTGACGAAATGAATATTGATATATCCAACATAAAAGCTGTTGGTATCAGCAATCAGAGGGAAACCACTGTAATCTGGGACAAGTTAACTGGAGAGCCTCTCTATAACGCTGTGGTGTGGCTTGATCTAAGAACCCAGACTACTGTTGAGGATCTTAGTAAAAAAATTCCAGGAAATAGTAACTTCGTCAAGTCTAAGACAGGCCTTCCACTTAGCACTTACTTCAGTGCAGTAAAACTTCGTTGGATGCTTGACAATGTGAGACATGTCCAAAAGGCTGTTGAAGAAGGTAGAGCTCTTTTTGGTACCATCGATTCATGGCTTATCTGGAGTTTGACAGGAGGAGTTAATGGAGGTGTGCATTGTACAGATGTAACAAATGCAAGCAGGACAATGCTTTTTAATATCCATTCTTTGGAATGGGATAAAGAGCTCTGTGACTTTTTTGAAATTCCAATGGACCTTCTTCCAAATGTCTTCAGTTCTTCTGAGATCTATGGCCTAATTAAAACTGGGGCCCTGGAAGGTGTGCCAATATCTGGGTGTTTGGGGGACCAGTGTGCTGCATTAGTAGGACAAATGTGCTTCCAGGAAGGACAAGCCAAAAACACCTATGGAACAGGTTGCTTCTTACTATGTAATACAGGTCGTAAATGTGTGTTTTCTGAACATGGCCTTCTGACCACAATAGCTTACAAATTAGGCAAAGAGAAGCCAGCATATTATGCACTGGAAGGTTCTGTTGCTATAGCGGGTGCTGTTATTCGTTGGCTAAGAGACAATCTTGGAATTATAGAGACCTCAGGAGACATTGAAAAACTTGCTAAAGAAGTAGGAACTTCTTATGGCTGTTACTTTGTCCCAGCCTTTTCAGGGTTATATGCACCTTATTGGGAACCCAGTGCAAGAGGAATACTCTGTGGTCTTACTCAGTTTACCAATAAATGTCatattgcttttgctgcattAGAAGCTGTTTGTTTCCAAACCCGAGAGATTTTGGAAGCCATGAACCGTGACTGTGGAATTCCACTTCGTCATTTGCAGGTAGATGGAGGAATGACCGACAACAAAGTTCTTATGCAACTACAAGCAGATATTCTGCATATTCCAGTAATAAAACCCTTTATGCCTGAAACAACTGCACTAGGAGCTGCCATGGCAGCAGGAGCTGCAGAGGGAGTAAGCGTTTGGAGCCTTGAACCCCAAGCTTTGTCGGTTCTCAGGATGGAACGATTTGAACCACAGATCCAGGCCACAGAAAGTGAAATTCGTTATGCCACATGGAAGAAAGCTGTAATGAAGTCAATGGGTTGGGTTACCAGTCAGTCTCCTGAAAGTGGTGATCCTTCTATCTTCTCTAGTATGCCTTTGGGATTTTTTATAGTGAGTAGCATGGTAATGCTAATTGGAGCAAGATATATCTCAGGTATGCCGTAA